A part of Marinicella rhabdoformis genomic DNA contains:
- a CDS encoding electron transfer flavoprotein subunit alpha/FixB family protein — protein sequence MSSVLIIAEHNGNSVNQSTAKVLTAAKQLGADSIDVVLFAANADTLAADIASFEGVNQVNAVTCSDNHDQLAASIAPTIAEMGKGYDYVWGPSTTFGKDLMPRVAALLGVNQISDLMEVIDAKTFKRPIYAGNAIVTVSTEAANNVATVRTASFAADKTSGGSASVVSSSLETAATHTRFVELSSGNSDRPDLQTASKVISGGRGVGSEENFEIVFNLADKIGAATGASRAAVDAGYVPNDMQVGQTGKIIAPDLYMCFGISGAIQHLTGIKDAGTIVAINKDADAPIFEVADIGLVGDLFTIIPEMMEKL from the coding sequence ATGAGTTCAGTTTTAATTATTGCAGAACATAACGGTAACAGCGTTAATCAAAGCACAGCCAAGGTATTAACAGCTGCCAAACAACTCGGCGCAGACAGCATCGACGTGGTTTTATTTGCTGCAAACGCCGACACTTTAGCCGCTGACATCGCGTCTTTTGAAGGCGTTAACCAAGTGAACGCGGTTACTTGTTCTGACAACCACGATCAACTGGCTGCATCAATTGCACCAACGATTGCTGAAATGGGCAAAGGCTATGATTACGTTTGGGGTCCATCGACCACATTCGGTAAAGACTTGATGCCACGCGTTGCCGCCTTATTAGGCGTTAACCAAATCAGTGACTTGATGGAAGTCATCGACGCCAAAACATTCAAGCGTCCTATTTATGCGGGTAATGCGATTGTTACCGTCAGTACCGAAGCTGCTAATAACGTTGCAACAGTGCGAACTGCATCTTTTGCTGCGGACAAAACCTCAGGTGGCAGTGCATCCGTTGTTTCATCAAGCTTAGAAACTGCCGCCACGCACACAAGATTTGTTGAATTATCATCAGGCAATTCAGACCGCCCTGACCTACAAACAGCCAGCAAAGTCATCTCAGGTGGCCGTGGCGTGGGTTCAGAGGAAAACTTTGAAATCGTTTTCAACTTGGCCGACAAAATTGGTGCCGCCACGGGTGCATCACGTGCAGCCGTTGACGCAGGCTACGTGCCTAACGACATGCAAGTGGGGCAAACAGGTAAAATCATCGCTCCTGATTTATACATGTGTTTCGGCATATCAGGTGCCATCCAACATTTAACCGGTATCAAAGATGCCGGCACAATAGTCGCCATCAACAAAGATGCAGACGCTCCGATATTCGAAGTGGCTGACATCGGTTTGGTTGGTGATTTATTTACCATCATTCCAGAAATGATGGAAAAACTTTAA
- a CDS encoding carboxypeptidase-like regulatory domain-containing protein produces MKKLILLMTLFVLSSQPSADTKNNPKLANTASISGTLTGVNNSSDLRVELYDTNGNWVKRSSLSNGNYSFTGLNSGRYYVLGYSYETFWGINYEGLPTLYGNRLCINPESPIYRCDNVTIGTPIQVSQGQSVNNINITLIKGSSISGRVTDNQNEALISTLNIYKRNQSGSYKLYFSSSNHYLEDGNYTFHGLVPGSYKIKAKAYNHITELYNNIPCPTTSCQTTLGNTISISNYNSHVSGKNFQMAPIASVTFNYNELQDNGYLQIIDANNNYTVDTVFLPQGSQSITKTLRTGYYRFFFSFDDDSIHMSKYWGGTSCFETSDCDPDEASTTTISTGQYRNYNMQFDSKFELILNINSYSTVGNNRPQVSIYKDNNLLTSFTQYSNPTNTFIQASGNIKLKVDLAGYNSELYNNISCFDNCQIDQGSNINAQLGQTKTINMVLASRLKIRGRVRDANGDFMPYHSVHLYSLNENNLAYLAGTTTNEDGFYTFIGDLPTDAEYVTKALGNNEHLDTFNGGIVCDDSCVVSDYNPLTITPNQTTAANIQLKSKGKLSIDYLTYYGGDIAESVRVRAHPIGSTNTNTSAYTNELGQILNWSIPFQNFKLSFSYNGIYGVYPGIVCESYLTSECLNQGQTITAEAGQTVVISDAVLNTLGSIHVTTTFENQPITNMIVSAYNDQAERVAYGFSNGAGITEINNLNSGVYYLVAQSNSGFQYQTLLYPDFACPGGLGSGCNINDGNGVSVALNDINDISMDMSENPVINVSLRDQFTTDEISSFDFKVYDDSQSYIGTFYLNNNEQIHLEPGDYYFLVDSSWNHPVTWPNNRCHYNSLSSCDVSTIKTVDNIAGQTIDFTTYRKNGLYFELLDNRTQTPINGATVDIWQNQNLAERVILNDLGRGVSPTYLYSNNDYKLSTDIGIDDFLFNEVYDNKQCPDGSVFSNLCDLQQGNIINIESNPDAPQIIQFLMDGDPIFQNTFE; encoded by the coding sequence ATGAAAAAGCTCATCCTCCTCATGACATTATTTGTCCTCTCTTCACAACCGAGTGCAGACACAAAAAACAACCCCAAACTTGCTAACACAGCCTCTATTTCTGGCACATTAACCGGAGTAAACAACAGCAGTGATTTAAGGGTTGAACTGTATGACACTAATGGAAATTGGGTCAAAAGAAGCAGCTTAAGCAATGGTAACTATTCATTCACTGGTTTAAACAGCGGTCGTTATTATGTTTTAGGTTACAGCTATGAAACATTTTGGGGAATAAATTATGAAGGTTTACCAACCCTTTATGGAAACCGGTTATGCATAAACCCTGAAAGCCCCATTTATAGATGTGACAATGTCACCATTGGAACACCGATACAAGTATCTCAGGGCCAAAGTGTCAATAACATCAACATCACGTTAATTAAAGGCTCTTCTATTTCTGGCAGGGTTACTGACAATCAAAACGAAGCATTAATCTCTACTCTTAACATATATAAACGCAACCAATCTGGCTCATACAAACTGTACTTTTCAAGCTCAAACCATTACTTAGAGGATGGTAACTATACTTTTCATGGCTTGGTCCCAGGCAGTTATAAAATCAAAGCCAAAGCTTATAATCACATAACCGAGCTTTATAACAACATTCCTTGCCCAACAACTTCTTGTCAGACCACACTGGGTAACACCATTTCAATTTCCAACTATAACAGCCATGTTTCTGGAAAAAACTTTCAAATGGCACCCATTGCATCTGTCACATTCAATTACAATGAATTACAAGATAATGGGTATTTACAGATTATTGATGCAAACAACAACTATACAGTAGACACTGTTTTCTTACCGCAAGGCTCACAATCAATCACAAAAACTTTAAGAACAGGTTATTATCGCTTTTTCTTTTCATTTGATGATGACAGCATTCACATGTCTAAATATTGGGGTGGTACAAGCTGCTTTGAAACCAGCGATTGTGACCCTGATGAAGCTTCAACAACGACAATATCTACAGGTCAATACAGAAATTACAACATGCAATTTGATTCCAAGTTTGAGCTTATTTTAAACATTAACAGCTACAGTACTGTTGGTAACAATAGGCCACAAGTTTCAATATACAAAGATAACAACTTATTGACATCATTCACACAATATTCGAACCCAACTAACACTTTCATTCAAGCTTCAGGCAACATCAAATTAAAAGTCGATTTGGCGGGCTATAACAGCGAACTTTATAACAACATCAGCTGTTTTGATAACTGTCAGATTGACCAAGGAAGTAACATCAATGCACAACTGGGACAAACTAAAACCATCAACATGGTGCTCGCTTCTAGGCTGAAAATCAGAGGCAGAGTAAGGGATGCAAACGGTGACTTCATGCCATATCATTCTGTTCATTTATACTCCCTCAATGAAAACAACTTAGCTTATCTGGCCGGTACAACTACGAACGAGGATGGTTTTTATACATTTATTGGGGATTTGCCTACAGACGCCGAATATGTAACAAAAGCATTGGGGAACAACGAACACCTCGACACTTTTAACGGTGGAATCGTGTGTGATGACAGCTGTGTCGTGAGTGATTACAATCCATTGACTATCACACCAAATCAAACAACTGCAGCTAATATTCAACTAAAATCAAAAGGCAAACTGAGCATTGATTACCTTACATACTATGGTGGCGATATAGCTGAAAGCGTCCGTGTTCGAGCACACCCCATTGGCAGTACAAATACAAATACTTCTGCCTATACCAATGAACTTGGACAAATTTTAAATTGGTCCATTCCTTTTCAAAACTTCAAACTGTCTTTCAGTTACAACGGTATTTATGGTGTTTACCCTGGTATTGTTTGCGAATCATATTTAACCTCAGAGTGCCTAAACCAAGGTCAAACCATCACTGCTGAAGCGGGACAAACAGTTGTGATTTCAGATGCCGTACTCAATACCTTAGGAAGTATTCATGTTACAACAACATTTGAAAATCAACCCATAACCAATATGATTGTATCTGCTTATAATGACCAGGCAGAAAGGGTTGCTTATGGGTTCAGTAACGGTGCTGGAATCACTGAAATAAATAATTTAAATTCAGGAGTTTATTACCTTGTAGCTCAATCTAACTCTGGATTTCAATATCAGACTCTTTTATACCCTGATTTCGCCTGTCCAGGCGGGCTGGGATCTGGTTGCAATATCAATGATGGCAATGGTGTCTCAGTGGCACTTAATGACATTAATGACATCAGTATGGACATGTCTGAAAATCCAGTCATTAATGTCAGCTTAAGAGACCAATTTACAACCGACGAAATTTCCAGCTTTGACTTCAAGGTTTATGATGACAGTCAATCATACATAGGAACTTTTTATCTGAATAACAACGAACAAATTCATTTAGAGCCCGGTGACTACTATTTTCTGGTTGACTCAAGCTGGAATCACCCTGTGACTTGGCCAAACAACCGCTGTCACTACAACTCATTAAGCAGCTGTGATGTCTCAACCATAAAAACCGTTGATAACATCGCTGGCCAAACAATTGATTTTACGACATATAGAAAAAATGGATTGTATTTTGAACTGCTCGATAACCGGACCCAAACACCCATCAACGGTGCCACAGTCGATATTTGGCAAAACCAAAACTTGGCAGAGCGTGTCATTTTGAACGATTTAGGAAGGGGCGTATCTCCAACTTATTTATATAGCAACAATGATTATAAACTTTCTACAGATATTGGCATTGATGATTTTTTGTTCAATGAAGTTTACGATAACAAACAATGTCCTGACGGGTCTGTTTTCTCTAACCTGTGTGATTTGCAGCAAGGAAATATCATAAACATTGAAAGCAATCCCGACGCTCCACAAATCATACAATTTTTAATGGATGGAGACCCCATATTTCAAAACACATTTGAATAA
- a CDS encoding Bax inhibitor-1/YccA family protein, translated as MSYVSELTAEEIKEFPQGVNKFIAEAYGYLLLSLFGIFVLGLFSYNFFPDALKWPLLFADIAIWVACGWFGWRNPIKIVMPLFTVITGLFLGLVAHEKPDVFFTASVMTIVGFVGLSSYVWGTKKDFSFLLGILNMAFYIIIGAMLVSIFIDIPFFTLFISGLGVLAFSGWILYDTSQIILHHDEQDSSAIAGFELLIDIVGLHAHLLSLLDSLGFGDD; from the coding sequence ATGAGTTATGTATCAGAATTAACCGCTGAAGAAATCAAAGAGTTTCCACAAGGTGTGAATAAATTCATCGCTGAAGCGTATGGTTATTTGTTGCTGTCGTTGTTTGGAATTTTCGTTCTGGGCTTGTTTTCATACAACTTTTTTCCAGACGCGTTGAAGTGGCCTTTACTCTTTGCTGACATTGCCATTTGGGTAGCCTGTGGTTGGTTTGGTTGGCGCAATCCCATTAAAATTGTCATGCCTTTATTCACAGTCATTACTGGTTTATTTTTGGGCTTGGTTGCTCATGAGAAACCTGACGTATTTTTTACTGCAAGCGTGATGACCATTGTGGGCTTCGTTGGTTTATCAAGCTATGTTTGGGGCACAAAGAAAGACTTTTCATTCCTTTTGGGCATATTGAACATGGCTTTTTACATCATCATTGGTGCCATGCTTGTGTCCATCTTCATCGACATTCCTTTTTTTACCCTGTTTATCAGTGGCTTAGGGGTGTTGGCATTTTCTGGCTGGATACTTTATGACACAAGCCAGATCATTTTACATCATGATGAACAGGATTCCTCAGCCATCGCAGGATTTGAATTGTTGATAGACATTGTTGGTTTACACGCCCACCTGCTTTCTTTACTCGACTCTTTGGGCTTTGGAGATGATTGA
- a CDS encoding electron transfer flavoprotein subunit beta/FixA family protein, which translates to MKILVAIKRVVDYNVRVQVKPDGSGVATDGVKMSINPFDEIAIEEALRIKEQGHADEVVVVTIGSNDSQQQLRTAMAMGADRSILVESNEAIQPLHAAQVLLKVVEAEAPGLVIMGKQAIDDDNNQTPQMLATLWNRPQATFASKLVLNGETAQVTREVDAGLETIEVDLPAVISTDLRLNEPRFVKLPDIMKAKKKPLDVQAIADLVASSDGAPVMVSQHEPPQPRQKGIMVESVDELVNVLKEKGLVS; encoded by the coding sequence ATGAAAATACTGGTCGCAATCAAGCGCGTCGTGGATTACAACGTGCGTGTTCAGGTCAAGCCTGACGGCTCTGGCGTTGCCACAGACGGTGTCAAAATGAGTATCAACCCATTTGATGAAATCGCCATAGAAGAAGCCTTACGAATCAAAGAACAAGGTCATGCTGACGAAGTGGTGGTAGTCACCATCGGCAGCAACGACAGCCAACAACAATTAAGAACAGCGATGGCCATGGGTGCCGATCGTTCAATCTTGGTTGAAAGTAACGAAGCCATCCAGCCTTTGCACGCAGCACAAGTGTTATTGAAAGTGGTTGAAGCAGAAGCACCTGGCTTGGTCATCATGGGTAAACAAGCCATTGATGATGACAACAACCAAACACCTCAAATGCTGGCGACTTTGTGGAACCGCCCACAAGCCACATTTGCATCTAAATTGGTATTGAATGGCGAGACAGCCCAAGTCACTCGTGAAGTAGATGCCGGTTTGGAAACCATTGAAGTTGACTTACCTGCTGTTATTTCTACAGACTTGCGCTTGAATGAGCCTCGTTTTGTTAAATTGCCTGACATCATGAAAGCCAAGAAAAAGCCTTTGGACGTGCAAGCCATTGCTGACTTGGTCGCTTCATCTGATGGCGCACCAGTGATGGTATCGCAACATGAGCCACCGCAACCACGCCAAAAAGGCATCATGGTTGAATCTGTGGATGAATTGGTCAACGTATTGAAAGAAAAGGGGTTGGTATCATGA
- the amaB gene encoding L-piperidine-6-carboxylate dehydrogenase, with the protein MDFLKELGLKDVNYGTCTGPNEWSTDDSAGLIESHNPATGELMGKVVSASDADYENVITKAEEVFKEWRKVPGPLRGEAVRLVGEALRKHKDALGSLVAAEMGKIKSEGDGEVQEMIDMADFAVGQSRMMYGNTMHSERPGHRMYDQWHPLGVVGIISAFNFPVAVWSWNAFVAAICGNVSVWKPSQKVPLCSVAVQNICNEALKDAGFPPIFLLFNDNSNELAKKFVDDKRVNLVSFTGSTQVGKQVGVQVAKRMGRSLLELGGNNALIVDKSADLKLAVPAIVFGAVGTAGQRCTTTRRLFVHEDIAEELTEKVVNAYKQVPIGNPLNTDTLMGPLIDETSVNNYLSAVAKAKAAGGEVLTGGNKVDGPGHFVEPCVIKAQADWEVVKTETFAPILYVMTFNDLDAVIEAQNDVAHGLSSAIFTNDLRQAEQFLSSAGSDCGIANVNIGTSGAEIGGAFGGEKETGGGREAGSDAWKAYMRRQTNTINYSTELPLAQGIKFDI; encoded by the coding sequence ATGGATTTTTTGAAAGAATTAGGACTAAAAGACGTTAACTACGGTACTTGTACTGGTCCAAACGAATGGTCAACTGACGATTCAGCTGGTTTGATTGAATCACACAACCCTGCCACTGGCGAATTGATGGGTAAAGTCGTTTCAGCATCCGATGCTGACTACGAAAACGTCATCACCAAAGCAGAAGAAGTATTCAAAGAATGGCGTAAAGTGCCCGGCCCATTGCGTGGCGAAGCCGTGCGTTTGGTCGGCGAAGCTTTGCGTAAGCACAAAGATGCTTTGGGTTCATTGGTTGCTGCCGAAATGGGCAAAATCAAATCTGAAGGTGACGGTGAAGTTCAAGAAATGATCGACATGGCTGATTTTGCCGTGGGTCAATCTCGCATGATGTACGGTAACACCATGCACTCAGAACGCCCAGGTCACAGGATGTATGATCAATGGCATCCACTCGGTGTGGTTGGCATCATTTCAGCCTTTAACTTCCCAGTGGCCGTTTGGTCTTGGAATGCTTTTGTTGCCGCCATTTGTGGTAATGTTTCTGTTTGGAAACCCAGCCAAAAAGTGCCCTTGTGTTCAGTAGCTGTCCAAAACATCTGTAACGAAGCTTTGAAAGATGCAGGATTCCCACCGATTTTCTTACTGTTCAACGACAACAGCAACGAATTGGCGAAGAAATTTGTCGATGACAAGCGCGTTAATTTGGTGTCATTCACAGGTTCTACCCAAGTGGGTAAACAAGTGGGTGTTCAAGTGGCCAAACGCATGGGCCGTTCTTTGTTGGAATTGGGCGGTAACAACGCCTTGATCGTTGATAAATCAGCTGATTTGAAATTGGCCGTTCCTGCGATTGTATTTGGTGCAGTTGGTACAGCCGGTCAACGTTGTACAACCACTCGTCGTCTCTTCGTTCACGAAGACATCGCCGAAGAATTGACTGAAAAAGTGGTCAACGCTTACAAGCAAGTGCCCATCGGCAACCCATTAAACACAGACACTTTAATGGGCCCTTTGATCGACGAAACGTCTGTCAACAACTACCTCAGTGCCGTGGCCAAAGCCAAAGCCGCTGGCGGTGAAGTATTAACAGGTGGTAATAAAGTTGATGGCCCAGGTCATTTTGTTGAACCTTGTGTGATCAAAGCCCAAGCCGATTGGGAAGTGGTTAAAACCGAAACATTCGCGCCCATTTTGTACGTCATGACATTCAACGACTTGGATGCTGTGATTGAAGCACAAAATGACGTGGCACACGGCTTGTCATCTGCCATCTTCACCAACGACCTGCGTCAAGCCGAGCAATTCTTGTCATCAGCTGGTTCCGATTGTGGCATCGCAAACGTCAACATCGGTACATCAGGTGCTGAAATTGGCGGCGCATTCGGTGGTGAAAAAGAAACAGGCGGCGGCCGCGAAGCCGGCTCTGATGCATGGAAAGCTTACATGCGCAGACAAACCAACACCATCAACTACTCTACCGAGTTACCACTGGCCCAAGGCATCAAATTCGATATCTAG
- a CDS encoding right-handed parallel beta-helix repeat-containing protein, with protein sequence MKITLITALILISQITTATEYFISPQGDDNNSGTLNSPWKSLSHGFNQVQDGDTLTLRGGVYRLIEETDLNTINTPNLTLQSYSDETVDILGSYGTANDTWEIYDANIWRISAEVLSSDPKGMFNGHTRVDHQSDLDGGRDHDHVSNLVEPNHWTKADINGTQCFADNAGCYIYLYPAIGEVPNNEVYELSQRSLGRVAANGHHMVVRNLNFYYTQSAPIFFEGADFITLENNSFGHTSNGNDNSYAVRIWDSKGSVVRNNRVFDSVYWGGTSNSKGISFMVTKPGEPNIVEYNEIYDIPGRSAVGTKGGTSNLIVRYNYIHDVFMAFEPGSFRCVWSSSNNDGCQETDEEYRPAGDWKIYGNIVVRSEIGLWLPTYNADNDNNLLYNNVFYDVKSGVQIGWDDTFGTVISNNIFVNNEVGIYLYSGGTTTTVDDYLDQFVSHHNLYFNNSHADIHLRPNWGGNFYSGTPYDLASFSSQFSGREYNSLNADPEFTNTVDFELMESSPAVAVGDGSLWNLPSVDIGAYPLGSSPDLIFKHGFDD encoded by the coding sequence ATGAAAATAACTTTAATCACGGCTTTGATCTTGATCAGCCAAATAACAACAGCAACAGAATACTTTATTTCGCCACAAGGTGATGACAATAACAGTGGTACTTTGAACAGCCCTTGGAAAAGCTTGTCTCACGGCTTCAACCAAGTTCAAGATGGAGATACATTAACCCTGAGGGGAGGTGTTTATCGCTTGATTGAAGAAACGGATTTAAATACCATCAACACACCGAACCTGACCTTACAATCATACTCAGATGAAACAGTCGATATTTTAGGCTCTTATGGCACAGCAAATGATACCTGGGAAATATATGACGCCAATATTTGGCGAATTTCAGCCGAAGTCTTGTCGAGTGATCCCAAAGGCATGTTCAATGGCCATACACGGGTCGATCATCAATCCGATTTAGACGGTGGTCGTGACCATGACCATGTCAGTAACCTTGTTGAGCCCAACCATTGGACGAAAGCTGACATCAATGGCACACAATGCTTTGCAGATAATGCGGGCTGTTATATTTATTTGTATCCAGCGATTGGAGAAGTGCCAAACAATGAAGTCTATGAATTGTCACAACGCAGCTTAGGCCGCGTGGCCGCCAATGGTCATCACATGGTGGTCCGTAATTTGAATTTTTATTATACCCAAAGTGCCCCCATATTTTTTGAAGGCGCTGATTTTATTACCCTAGAAAATAACAGTTTTGGGCACACCTCAAATGGCAATGACAATTCTTACGCCGTGCGCATTTGGGATTCAAAAGGCAGTGTGGTGCGAAATAACAGGGTTTTCGATTCTGTCTATTGGGGTGGCACATCAAACAGTAAAGGCATCAGTTTCATGGTTACTAAACCGGGTGAGCCGAACATTGTTGAATACAATGAGATTTACGACATCCCAGGTCGTTCAGCAGTGGGTACCAAAGGCGGAACCTCAAACTTAATCGTTCGCTACAACTATATTCATGATGTGTTCATGGCTTTCGAGCCGGGTAGTTTTCGTTGTGTATGGTCCTCAAGTAATAATGATGGCTGTCAAGAAACAGATGAGGAATACAGACCTGCAGGTGACTGGAAAATTTATGGAAATATTGTAGTCCGCTCTGAAATAGGCTTGTGGCTGCCTACATACAATGCCGATAATGACAATAATTTATTATACAACAACGTTTTTTATGATGTTAAATCGGGTGTGCAAATTGGTTGGGACGATACATTTGGCACCGTCATCAGTAATAACATTTTTGTTAACAATGAAGTGGGTATCTACTTATACAGTGGAGGCACCACCACCACAGTAGATGATTATCTGGATCAGTTCGTTTCTCACCACAATTTGTATTTCAATAACAGTCATGCAGACATACATTTAAGGCCCAACTGGGGCGGAAACTTTTACAGCGGAACACCTTATGATTTAGCCTCATTCAGTAGTCAATTTTCTGGCAGAGAATACAACTCGTTAAATGCCGACCCTGAATTTACCAACACCGTTGATTTTGAATTGATGGAAAGCAGTCCAGCAGTGGCTGTAGGAGATGGTTCATTATGGAATTTACCCTCGGTGGATATCGGTGCGTATCCATTGGGCTCGAGCCCTGATTTGATTTTTAAACATGGCTTTGATGACTGA
- a CDS encoding DUF11 domain-containing protein, with translation MNKAGYLLIFVSILAFAGNTLWTVQQSPTAEVFNGISSSDQNFTVAVGNNGVIVHYIDGAPGTLIPSGTTENLYDVYVGSKNLAIATGNDVVLRWDGVVWEEVTSGSNDIPFTGTWITPEQDVMFYQSLGFFNFICPNLPGVEPGDQPFCRGFNEPMLTACGNSGDIKFIFDNGDILQLNNNLGEINGDGLVHDEASDLSLTAAWVENNNCTFGFVPPREIMAIRNTNEFWLFDGSSWSNLNVTVPNDQTLSWLGGVSINALWAVGFKPDGNGGNEAVLWHYDGATWVEDASLPAGMPGLTDVAVHFGLVDLIFTDGFEPIIQRVPELGAFTIDILAAAEEGKMIKGEIASQFFTTTVADIKVTKSLLTAEPISQNDVITYELTIENLGPQSASSVTFGDMFRKNMHLVTDGCTTEEEFDTLDVQMRKTVIPLLEVGQSITCTMSFLVVSAAGTELVNSALATDNSDNNVDFNKSNNVVTIKTMVQ, from the coding sequence ATGAACAAAGCAGGTTATTTATTGATTTTTGTGAGTATTTTAGCTTTTGCAGGCAATACGCTATGGACAGTACAACAATCACCCACAGCGGAAGTTTTTAATGGCATTTCTTCGTCCGATCAAAATTTCACGGTAGCTGTTGGGAATAATGGTGTCATTGTGCATTACATCGATGGCGCGCCAGGCACATTGATACCATCGGGTACCACGGAAAATCTATATGACGTTTATGTGGGTTCTAAAAATTTGGCCATCGCTACAGGCAATGATGTTGTTTTGAGGTGGGATGGTGTTGTTTGGGAAGAAGTGACTTCAGGCTCAAACGACATTCCTTTTACAGGCACTTGGATAACGCCAGAACAAGATGTCATGTTCTACCAAAGTTTAGGCTTTTTTAATTTTATATGTCCAAACCTGCCAGGTGTTGAACCAGGCGATCAACCATTCTGCCGGGGTTTCAATGAACCCATGTTAACAGCCTGTGGAAACAGTGGAGACATAAAGTTTATTTTCGACAACGGAGATATATTGCAATTGAATAATAACTTAGGAGAAATCAATGGCGATGGTTTGGTTCATGATGAAGCCAGTGATTTGTCATTGACTGCAGCTTGGGTAGAAAATAACAATTGTACTTTTGGTTTTGTTCCACCTCGAGAAATTATGGCCATCAGAAACACCAACGAATTTTGGTTGTTCGACGGCAGCTCTTGGTCAAATTTAAACGTCACAGTTCCAAATGATCAAACGCTGTCATGGTTGGGTGGCGTTTCTATCAATGCCCTTTGGGCAGTCGGTTTTAAACCAGACGGCAATGGCGGGAATGAAGCTGTGCTTTGGCATTATGACGGAGCCACTTGGGTTGAAGATGCTTCCTTGCCTGCAGGCATGCCAGGTTTAACGGACGTTGCAGTACATTTTGGTCTGGTGGATTTAATATTTACTGATGGTTTTGAACCCATAATTCAAAGGGTTCCAGAATTAGGTGCATTTACCATTGATATTTTGGCTGCTGCTGAAGAAGGGAAAATGATTAAAGGTGAAATTGCATCACAATTTTTCACCACAACTGTAGCCGATATTAAAGTTACTAAATCATTATTGACCGCAGAACCTATAAGCCAGAATGACGTCATCACCTATGAGCTAACCATTGAAAATTTGGGCCCCCAATCGGCTTCATCAGTAACTTTTGGTGACATGTTTCGCAAGAACATGCATCTGGTAACTGATGGCTGTACTACAGAGGAAGAGTTTGATACCTTGGACGTTCAAATGAGAAAAACGGTCATACCGCTTCTTGAGGTTGGTCAATCTATCACATGTACCATGTCATTTTTGGTTGTATCAGCTGCAGGAACAGAACTGGTCAACAGTGCCCTCGCTACTGATAATTCTGACAATAATGTTGATTTCAATAAATCAAACAACGTGGTTACGATCAAAACGATGGTGCAGTAA